A stretch of Lactiplantibacillus brownii DNA encodes these proteins:
- a CDS encoding aldose epimerase family protein, which produces METKETVFDRLNGQDVLRYTLINDQQTRISVLSYGGTWQEFVVNEDGVERPLIWGLDTMADYQRVGFCLCQSIGRVAGRIGGAKFEIDGQPYQVDMNEQTHSLHGGLHGFNTLNFTGEFSRTADSVSVTLSHHIRATDDNYPGNLDVQIKFTLTNQNRVSIAFTGATDAATLFNPTNHVYWNVANDRTTLAHQWLQIHSAKHLEFDTEKVPTGRKLPVKDSAYDFNYPQPIQEALKQLKVESDGVEFDDAYEVTPSATTPIAALGDTDGQRRISLYSDRNSLIIFTANPFDGAQQAAHQYNALATEAQTLPDAINHADFGNIVLRPGQPVTHTISYQYERLTK; this is translated from the coding sequence TTGGAAACAAAAGAAACAGTTTTTGATCGATTGAATGGTCAGGATGTACTGCGATATACCTTAATTAATGATCAACAGACCAGGATTTCAGTCCTGAGTTATGGTGGAACTTGGCAAGAGTTTGTGGTCAATGAAGATGGGGTGGAGCGACCACTCATTTGGGGCTTAGATACCATGGCCGACTATCAACGCGTGGGTTTTTGCCTTTGCCAGTCGATTGGCCGTGTCGCGGGTCGCATCGGTGGCGCTAAGTTTGAGATTGACGGTCAACCTTATCAAGTAGATATGAATGAACAGACGCACTCATTACATGGTGGCTTGCACGGTTTCAACACCTTGAACTTTACGGGTGAATTTAGTCGGACGGCCGATAGCGTGAGCGTGACGTTAAGTCATCATATTCGTGCAACTGATGACAATTATCCAGGTAATTTAGATGTCCAGATCAAATTCACTTTGACTAATCAGAATCGAGTCTCAATTGCCTTTACCGGTGCGACGGATGCGGCGACACTCTTCAATCCCACGAACCATGTGTATTGGAATGTGGCCAATGATCGGACGACACTAGCTCATCAGTGGTTACAGATTCATAGCGCAAAGCATCTTGAATTTGATACCGAGAAGGTGCCAACCGGTCGGAAATTACCGGTTAAAGATTCAGCTTACGATTTTAATTATCCGCAACCAATTCAGGAAGCTTTAAAACAGCTCAAAGTGGAAAGCGATGGGGTGGAATTTGATGACGCCTATGAAGTGACGCCGAGTGCGACGACCCCAATCGCGGCTTTAGGGGATACTGATGGTCAACGCCGGATCAGCTTATATTCAGATCGGAATAGTCTAATCATTTTCACGGCTAATCCCTTTGATGGGGCGCAACAAGCGGCGCATCAGTATAATGCTTTAGCCACAGAAGCGCAGACTTTGCCAGATGCGATCAATCACGCTGACTTCGGCAATATCGTGCTACGTCCCGGTCAGCCAGTAACGCACACCATTAGTTATCAATATGAACGGTTAACAAAATAG
- a CDS encoding FAD-dependent oxidoreductase, translating into MGHNGIINYEVDIQDNKIEDLKILKHSETSGIFNQVIDKLKHNIIEEQSFNVDTISGATVMTQALLKSADQAVTKQGISVTPVPKKAQSGAIKHYQTDVLVIGGGEAGLVAGCRALAQGQKVILVEKNGYLGGATVLNGSNVVGTGSDVSAQIFDNNHDTPEMLAQDVARESLETNYPALTDLMVKHIGPAIDFISQFANLHYQKAQTQTPEHSINRQIELPSASSFEFIQKVSKAFTAAGGQILLDMPVQSLRLNRQKQVTGVIAKQHGQTVKIKARSVVLATGGHGANQKMRGAESTGIDYYGPMTSTGDAYRFNDALDLQTHDLGWYKIYPHGVEVEPGVAKLTTYASKQATDMGSIYVNSKGERIVNESNVYTAFRNAILKQDDKVAYLLMDERTWKKVYDLLILHDFTPQEIQGYFADPAKRPIFAKGDLQTVATIAGIDSAHLAKTVAAYQGYVAAGHDREFGRDPQFLHQFEGETYYVIEQRDRFATTLGGYAADAHNLQLLTTKNTPVANYFGAGEVIGGANGHDSMPSMMNTWGISSGYVAGAAASANAKRQASAGDNEAHLVAIVGTNASKSYNRKLLTAMKELFDAQVNFEICEIADLPLFNEDDLDHEPANVKALGAKIAAADGVVIGVPEYDHAIPAALKSAIEWFSCAEHPFKDKPVMIVGTSLGIQGTVRAQMNLRQILDAPGVDAQVMPGNEFMLPQAGTKFNEFGQLNDDGSEHFLTQCFNNFLDSLSLKPAKVTI; encoded by the coding sequence ATGGGCCACAATGGCATTATTAATTATGAAGTGGATATTCAGGATAATAAAATTGAAGATCTGAAAATTTTGAAGCATTCAGAAACGTCCGGTATTTTCAATCAAGTCATTGATAAATTAAAACATAACATTATTGAAGAACAGTCGTTTAATGTCGATACGATCAGTGGGGCGACAGTGATGACGCAGGCGCTACTGAAGTCAGCGGACCAAGCAGTGACTAAGCAAGGTATTTCGGTGACACCCGTGCCTAAGAAAGCCCAGTCTGGGGCCATCAAGCACTATCAAACTGATGTCTTAGTTATTGGCGGTGGTGAAGCGGGCTTAGTTGCTGGCTGTCGAGCCTTAGCGCAAGGTCAAAAAGTGATTTTAGTCGAAAAGAATGGCTACTTAGGTGGCGCGACTGTTTTAAATGGTTCAAATGTGGTCGGTACCGGTTCAGATGTTTCTGCGCAAATCTTTGACAATAATCATGATACGCCCGAAATGTTGGCGCAGGATGTGGCTCGTGAAAGCTTAGAAACGAACTATCCGGCCTTGACGGATTTAATGGTCAAGCATATTGGGCCAGCGATTGATTTTATTAGTCAGTTTGCCAACTTGCATTATCAAAAAGCCCAAACGCAAACGCCTGAACATTCAATCAATCGTCAAATCGAATTGCCGTCTGCTTCTAGTTTCGAATTCATTCAAAAAGTTTCCAAAGCCTTTACTGCTGCGGGTGGTCAGATTTTGCTGGATATGCCGGTTCAATCTTTGCGGCTTAATCGGCAAAAGCAAGTGACGGGCGTGATTGCCAAGCAACATGGTCAAACGGTTAAGATCAAAGCACGTTCGGTCGTGCTCGCCACGGGTGGTCATGGTGCTAATCAAAAGATGCGTGGTGCTGAAAGTACAGGCATCGATTATTATGGGCCAATGACGTCGACTGGTGATGCCTATCGCTTTAACGATGCGCTGGACTTGCAGACCCATGATTTAGGGTGGTACAAGATCTATCCACATGGGGTTGAAGTTGAACCGGGCGTGGCTAAGTTAACGACTTATGCGTCTAAACAAGCGACCGATATGGGTTCGATTTACGTGAACTCAAAAGGTGAACGGATCGTCAATGAATCGAACGTTTATACGGCGTTCCGCAATGCCATTTTGAAGCAGGACGATAAAGTGGCTTACTTGCTAATGGACGAGCGGACTTGGAAGAAAGTCTATGACCTCTTGATCTTGCATGACTTTACGCCCCAAGAAATTCAAGGCTACTTCGCGGATCCGGCCAAACGGCCCATCTTTGCGAAGGGTGATTTACAGACGGTCGCTACGATCGCCGGGATTGATAGCGCGCATTTGGCTAAAACGGTGGCAGCCTATCAAGGTTATGTTGCGGCTGGTCATGATCGTGAATTTGGCCGTGATCCGCAGTTCTTGCATCAATTTGAAGGTGAGACTTACTATGTCATCGAACAACGCGACCGTTTTGCGACGACTTTAGGTGGCTATGCGGCGGATGCACATAACTTACAACTGTTGACGACTAAAAACACGCCGGTCGCGAACTACTTTGGTGCTGGTGAAGTTATCGGCGGTGCCAACGGGCATGATTCAATGCCAAGTATGATGAACACTTGGGGAATCTCTTCAGGTTATGTTGCTGGCGCAGCGGCGAGTGCCAATGCTAAGCGTCAAGCCAGTGCTGGCGATAATGAAGCGCACCTCGTGGCTATTGTTGGGACCAATGCTTCCAAATCTTATAATCGAAAATTGTTGACTGCGATGAAGGAATTATTTGATGCCCAAGTAAACTTTGAAATTTGCGAGATTGCGGATTTGCCATTGTTTAATGAAGATGATTTAGACCATGAACCGGCCAATGTCAAAGCACTAGGTGCCAAAATTGCGGCCGCGGATGGTGTGGTCATCGGGGTACCCGAATATGATCATGCGATTCCTGCCGCGTTAAAGAGTGCCATCGAATGGTTCTCCTGTGCGGAACATCCGTTTAAAGACAAGCCGGTCATGATCGTCGGAACGTCGCTTGGCATTCAAGGAACGGTTCGCGCCCAAATGAATCTCCGGCAGATTCTGGATGCGCCCGGTGTGGATGCCCAAGTGATGCCAGGCAATGAGTTCATGTTGCCGCAAGCTGGAACTAAATTTAATGAATTTGGCCAGTTGAACGATGATGGCAGTGAGCACTTCTTGACCCAATGCTTCAACAATTTCTTAGATAGCTTGTCATTGAAGCCAGCTAAGGTCACAATCTAA
- a CDS encoding FAD:protein FMN transferase: MMGTVIAITLFDPQLALIEASYDYLQRMDQVFSMNRPDSELMAINQQAGVRPVKVSATAFELIHDALQYSQRHADSFNVLIGPLVKLWRIGFGGEQVPAETEIQRRLKLMDLSQVALDASAQTVYLKQAGMQLDLGAIAKGYFADKLVAQLRAAGVASAIVNLGGNVKLLGENPLTVDGRWEVGIQAPQAIRGIPLLQVQMPARTIVTSGIFERYFKVGNHMYHHILDPQTGYPVRNQVDQVTIITAQSELAEVLATVCYFKGPQAGATLIAQTPQTEAVFVDHQQHVIVTSGLQPRRKGVYSIE; this comes from the coding sequence ATGATGGGCACCGTCATCGCCATCACGCTGTTTGACCCACAACTGGCACTGATTGAAGCGAGCTACGATTATTTGCAACGGATGGATCAGGTCTTTTCGATGAATCGACCGGATTCGGAGTTAATGGCGATCAATCAGCAAGCCGGCGTGCGACCTGTTAAGGTCAGTGCCACTGCATTTGAGCTGATTCATGATGCGTTGCAGTATTCACAGCGACATGCGGATAGCTTCAACGTTTTGATTGGCCCCTTAGTAAAGCTGTGGCGAATTGGTTTTGGCGGGGAGCAAGTGCCAGCTGAAACTGAGATTCAGCGGCGATTGAAGTTGATGGATTTAAGCCAAGTCGCTTTGGATGCTTCAGCGCAGACGGTTTATTTAAAACAAGCAGGGATGCAATTAGATCTCGGCGCGATTGCTAAGGGTTATTTTGCCGATAAACTGGTGGCGCAATTACGAGCCGCGGGGGTTGCGAGTGCCATCGTTAATCTTGGTGGTAATGTGAAGCTTTTGGGTGAGAATCCTTTAACGGTAGATGGTCGCTGGGAGGTTGGCATCCAAGCACCGCAAGCCATTCGGGGCATTCCGTTGTTACAAGTTCAAATGCCTGCCCGCACGATTGTGACCTCTGGTATTTTTGAACGTTACTTTAAGGTCGGCAATCATATGTATCATCACATTCTAGATCCGCAAACCGGTTATCCGGTCCGAAATCAGGTCGATCAAGTGACGATTATCACCGCCCAGTCAGAGTTAGCCGAAGTTTTAGCGACCGTTTGTTATTTCAAAGGACCTCAAGCTGGCGCTACTTTGATTGCCCAGACACCACAAACGGAAGCCGTATTTGTCGATCATCAACAACACGTTATTGTTACCAGTGGCTTACAGCCGCGACGCAAAGGAGTGTATTCAATTGAGTAA
- the aroD gene encoding type I 3-dehydroquinate dehydratase → MQPVVNCRNLSLGMGRPKIAVPITGKTLAEILAAVKPIKAAQPDLVEWRIDYFDGVTDAETLQAAGRKLRAALGDLALLTTFRTKGEGGERTLSDSDYFKVCANVLTGHFTDALDIERYHAEAAVKQLVAQAHAANVIVIMSNHDFDKTPAQAEIVQRLTSMVAFGADIAKMAVMPQSVADVLTLLAATNEARQSLSQPIITMSMGDLGKVSRLAGEVFGSCLSFATVGAASAPGQIALDHLRPALETLKLK, encoded by the coding sequence ATGCAACCAGTCGTTAACTGTCGCAACCTGAGCTTAGGAATGGGGCGACCAAAAATCGCTGTACCGATTACCGGTAAAACGCTCGCAGAAATTCTTGCTGCCGTGAAGCCAATTAAAGCCGCGCAACCAGATCTAGTGGAATGGCGGATTGATTATTTTGACGGTGTAACGGACGCGGAAACGCTACAAGCCGCTGGCCGAAAATTACGAGCCGCTTTAGGTGATCTGGCGTTACTCACGACTTTTCGCACAAAAGGTGAAGGTGGCGAGCGGACGTTAAGCGATAGCGATTACTTCAAAGTTTGCGCCAACGTCTTAACTGGTCACTTTACGGATGCGCTCGACATTGAACGCTATCATGCTGAAGCTGCCGTGAAACAACTCGTGGCCCAAGCTCATGCCGCGAACGTCATCGTGATTATGAGTAATCATGATTTCGACAAGACTCCAGCGCAAGCAGAAATCGTTCAACGGTTAACCAGTATGGTTGCGTTCGGTGCGGACATCGCCAAAATGGCCGTGATGCCACAATCTGTTGCGGATGTGTTGACCTTACTGGCAGCAACGAACGAAGCTCGACAATCACTGTCACAACCGATTATTACGATGTCGATGGGGGATTTAGGCAAGGTATCACGCCTAGCTGGAGAAGTGTTTGGCTCATGTTTATCATTTGCCACAGTCGGGGCTGCCTCGGCGCCCGGCCAAATCGCGCTCGACCACTTACGGCCAGCGCTGGAAACGTTGAAACTAAAGTGA
- a CDS encoding shikimate dehydrogenase: MTERIDGHTLLIGLMAYPIRHSMSPTMHNNAFAKLGLNYAYLAFEVGNDQLPAAIQAIRTLDMRGSNISMPNKQKVIPLLDKLDPAAEMIGAVNTVVNDKGILTGYTTDGLGFMKSLDDEGLNIRGQKMTLAGAGGAGTAIAVQAALDGVSDLSIFNRHDAEWDNAVRNVKLINERTNCRATLHALEDRDDFKAEIQDSAIYTDATGVGMKPLENETLVTDPTWFRKDQIVFDTVYAPRTTKLMKVAQAAGVTQVFNGLGMMLEQGAAAFKLWTGEEMPVDYIRHILFDEDA; encoded by the coding sequence ATGACGGAACGAATTGACGGACATACTTTACTAATTGGTTTGATGGCGTACCCGATTCGGCATTCAATGTCGCCGACGATGCACAATAACGCTTTTGCCAAGTTGGGCCTAAATTATGCTTACCTAGCCTTTGAAGTAGGTAATGACCAATTACCAGCCGCAATTCAAGCGATTCGGACTTTGGATATGCGGGGGTCTAACATTTCAATGCCGAATAAGCAAAAGGTCATTCCTTTACTAGACAAATTAGATCCAGCCGCTGAAATGATTGGGGCAGTTAACACTGTTGTGAATGATAAAGGCATTTTAACCGGATATACGACTGATGGGCTTGGGTTCATGAAGTCATTGGATGATGAAGGCCTCAATATTCGTGGCCAGAAGATGACCTTAGCAGGGGCTGGTGGCGCCGGAACTGCGATTGCGGTTCAAGCTGCCTTAGATGGCGTCAGCGACCTATCGATCTTTAATCGGCACGATGCCGAATGGGATAATGCCGTGCGCAATGTCAAGCTCATTAATGAACGAACCAATTGTCGGGCAACATTACACGCCTTGGAAGATCGTGACGATTTTAAAGCAGAAATTCAAGATTCGGCGATTTATACGGATGCCACCGGTGTTGGAATGAAGCCATTGGAAAATGAAACGCTAGTGACTGATCCAACTTGGTTCCGTAAAGACCAGATCGTTTTTGATACCGTTTATGCCCCACGAACCACCAAATTGATGAAAGTGGCACAAGCTGCTGGTGTGACGCAGGTCTTCAATGGTCTGGGTATGATGCTTGAACAAGGCGCTGCGGCTTTCAAATTGTGGACTGGTGAAGAGATGCCGGTCGATTATATTCGCCATATTTTATTCGATGAAGATGCGTAG
- a CDS encoding LysR family transcriptional regulator — MNLRHLQFFKELARTQHMAKAAENLGISQPTLSYAIKKLESELGVPLFEPDGRNIKLTAIGGTYLTYITASLNDLSQGNELVQQLMNPDTGHVKLGFTYTLGQELVPELIANFQADSQNRAITFQLGQGNSNDLLQDLANEHYDLVLASNVEKLGASAANDVLDFIPIVQQTIMAAVSAQHPLAVKSELKVTDLAPYPMILFTKNSGLRPLIDQILARAHVTPKVAYEVEEDHTMAGFVRYNFGVALMPYLPLLEQSSVLLKPLVDQPLQHQLYLVMKRNHFITPSVQRFKEFSRSYCWQHYTAQDRLI; from the coding sequence ATGAATCTACGTCACCTCCAATTTTTCAAAGAATTGGCCCGCACACAACACATGGCTAAAGCCGCTGAGAACCTTGGTATTTCGCAACCGACACTCAGTTACGCCATCAAAAAGCTGGAATCTGAACTTGGGGTGCCGTTATTTGAGCCAGATGGTCGTAATATTAAATTAACAGCCATTGGCGGCACCTATTTAACGTACATCACTGCCAGTTTAAATGATTTATCACAAGGCAACGAATTGGTCCAACAATTAATGAATCCAGATACCGGCCACGTTAAACTAGGCTTTACTTACACCCTAGGACAAGAACTGGTACCAGAACTAATCGCCAACTTTCAAGCTGATTCGCAAAATCGTGCGATTACATTTCAACTGGGACAAGGTAATTCCAATGACTTGTTGCAAGACCTAGCCAACGAACATTATGATCTCGTTTTAGCTTCCAATGTGGAAAAACTAGGAGCGAGTGCCGCTAACGATGTCCTCGACTTCATCCCAATCGTCCAACAAACGATTATGGCTGCCGTCTCGGCCCAGCACCCTTTAGCCGTCAAATCAGAATTGAAAGTGACCGACTTAGCTCCCTACCCGATGATCCTATTCACTAAGAATAGTGGCTTACGCCCACTCATCGACCAAATTTTGGCACGCGCCCACGTGACCCCCAAAGTTGCCTACGAGGTCGAAGAAGACCACACCATGGCTGGATTCGTACGGTACAACTTTGGCGTGGCGTTAATGCCTTACTTACCACTATTAGAACAAAGTAGTGTCTTGCTCAAGCCATTGGTCGACCAACCGCTACAGCACCAACTCTACTTAGTCATGAAGCGTAATCACTTCATCACGCCGTCGGTCCAACGCTTTAAGGAGTTCAGCCGCAGTTATTGTTGGCAACACTATACCGCTCAGGATCGGTTAATTTGA
- the aroD gene encoding type I 3-dehydroquinate dehydratase — protein MRNKMVKCRNLKLGVGRPKIAVPITGHTMADILAAVPAIKAAQPDLVEWRIDFYDAVMDPVKLQQTGQQLRAVLGDIALLTTFRTSGEGGNLALTEAAYFDICATALAGGYTDALDLERYHDETAVKRLVAQAHQQNVVVIMSNHDFEQTPAQSDIVQRLASMVDWGADIAKMAVMPQSAADVLTLLAATNEAQQTLTQPVITMAMGDLGKVSRLAGEVFGSCLSFATVGAASAPGQISVERLRPILDELTLNN, from the coding sequence ATGCGTAATAAGATGGTCAAGTGTCGTAATCTGAAATTGGGTGTGGGCCGACCGAAAATTGCGGTACCAATTACCGGGCACACGATGGCTGATATTCTAGCAGCCGTCCCAGCAATCAAAGCCGCCCAACCGGATTTAGTCGAGTGGCGGATTGACTTTTATGATGCCGTCATGGACCCCGTAAAACTACAACAAACAGGTCAACAATTGCGAGCCGTGCTTGGAGATATTGCCTTGTTAACAACTTTTCGGACATCTGGTGAGGGCGGCAATTTGGCATTGACCGAGGCAGCTTACTTTGATATTTGCGCTACGGCGTTAGCTGGAGGATATACTGATGCGTTAGATCTTGAACGCTATCATGACGAAACGGCCGTCAAACGCTTAGTTGCGCAAGCGCATCAACAAAACGTGGTCGTCATTATGAGTAATCATGACTTCGAGCAAACCCCAGCGCAAAGTGATATCGTTCAGCGATTAGCCAGCATGGTTGACTGGGGGGCTGATATTGCTAAGATGGCAGTGATGCCACAGTCTGCCGCTGACGTCTTAACTTTATTGGCCGCGACTAACGAGGCCCAGCAGACGTTAACACAACCAGTCATCACTATGGCAATGGGTGATTTAGGTAAAGTCTCACGTTTGGCTGGGGAAGTTTTTGGGTCATGTTTATCGTTTGCCACAGTTGGTGCAGCATCAGCGCCGGGACAAATTTCGGTCGAACGCTTGCGTCCAATTTTAGATGAGTTAACATTGAACAATTAA
- a CDS encoding shikimate dehydrogenase, translating to MTERIDGHTILIGLMAYPIRHSMSPTMHNNAFAKLGLNYAYLAFDVTAEKLPAAIDALRTLEMRGTNISMPNKQRVIPLLDKLDPAAEMVGAVNTIVNDDGVLTGYTTDGIGFMKALDDEEIDIRGHKMTLAGAGGAGTAIAVQAALDGVSEISIFNLHDAEWDNAVRNVKLINDRTNCHATLHELENRNDFKAEIQDSFIYTDSTGVGMKPLEGQTLIDDPSWLRKDLVVFDTVYAPRTTKLMTVAQAAGVEHVFNGLGMMLEQGAAAFKLWTGKEMPVDYIHQILFDDDAANA from the coding sequence ATGACAGAACGAATTGATGGTCACACGATCTTAATTGGCTTAATGGCGTACCCTATCCGACATTCTATGTCGCCGACGATGCATAATAATGCCTTTGCAAAGCTTGGACTTAACTACGCTTATTTAGCTTTTGATGTCACGGCTGAAAAATTACCGGCCGCAATCGACGCACTCCGAACGCTTGAGATGCGTGGCACTAATATTTCCATGCCGAATAAGCAACGAGTCATTCCATTACTAGATAAATTGGATCCAGCTGCCGAAATGGTGGGCGCAGTGAATACGATCGTTAACGATGACGGTGTTTTGACTGGCTACACGACCGATGGCATTGGTTTCATGAAAGCTTTAGATGATGAAGAAATCGATATCCGTGGTCACAAGATGACGTTGGCTGGTGCTGGTGGCGCCGGAACCGCAATTGCGGTTCAAGCGGCTTTAGATGGGGTTAGCGAAATCTCGATTTTTAACTTACATGATGCAGAATGGGATAACGCGGTCCGTAACGTTAAGCTGATTAATGATCGGACGAACTGTCATGCGACTTTGCATGAGTTAGAAAATCGGAATGATTTCAAAGCCGAAATTCAAGACTCATTCATTTACACTGATTCGACTGGTGTTGGGATGAAGCCTTTAGAGGGTCAAACCTTGATTGATGATCCTAGTTGGCTGCGGAAGGATTTAGTCGTGTTTGACACAGTTTATGCCCCACGGACGACAAAATTGATGACCGTAGCGCAAGCTGCAGGTGTTGAACACGTCTTCAATGGTCTTGGCATGATGCTTGAACAAGGCGCGGCTGCCTTCAAGTTGTGGACCGGGAAAGAGATGCCGGTTGATTATATTCATCAAATTTTGTTTGACGACGATGCGGCCAATGCGTAA
- a CDS encoding glycoside hydrolase family 1 protein: MSAFPEGFLWGGATAANQLEGGYQEGGRGLSIADALPGGKDRFKIVSQPDFDWTIDEAKYTYPNHMGIDFYHRYKEDIALFAEMGFKCYRFSIAWSRVFPNGDETEPNEVGLKFYDAVIDECLAHDIQPVITISHYELPLNLAKKYGGWKNHYLIEFYERFARTVLTRYADKVKYWMTFNEINSAAHFPVMGQGMVPSTGANDKKNVFQAWHNQFVASAKAVKIAHGLRKNLQVGCMILYATSYSYDSNPQNQLANLQQNQDFNYFCGDVQVRGEYPAYTKRLLAKYDLKFEDLQITDGELALLKQYPVDYIGFSYYMSMAVETTDQDTDTVAGNLMGGVKNPFLKASDWGWQIDPTGLRIALNELYDRYQKPLFVVENGLGAIDKPDKDFNVADDYRIDYLKQHIQAMAGAIADGVDLMGYTPWGCIDLVSASTGEMSKRYGFIYVDLDDQGHGTLDRYRKKSFYWYQDVIKNNGLEKKKPVKPKADPLNLNLD; the protein is encoded by the coding sequence ATGTCAGCATTTCCAGAAGGATTTTTATGGGGCGGCGCAACCGCTGCAAACCAACTAGAGGGTGGCTATCAAGAAGGCGGTCGGGGACTCTCAATCGCCGATGCTTTACCTGGTGGCAAGGACCGTTTCAAGATTGTTTCACAACCAGATTTCGATTGGACCATTGATGAAGCTAAGTACACGTATCCTAATCACATGGGGATTGATTTCTACCATCGTTACAAGGAAGATATCGCATTATTTGCAGAAATGGGCTTTAAATGCTATCGGTTCTCTATTGCGTGGTCACGAGTTTTCCCGAATGGTGACGAAACGGAACCCAATGAAGTCGGTTTGAAATTTTATGATGCGGTCATCGATGAATGTTTAGCTCACGACATTCAACCCGTTATCACGATTTCACATTATGAATTACCACTTAACTTAGCTAAAAAGTATGGCGGCTGGAAGAATCACTATTTGATTGAATTCTACGAACGTTTTGCGCGGACTGTTTTGACACGTTACGCCGATAAAGTTAAGTATTGGATGACATTCAACGAAATCAATAGTGCGGCCCACTTTCCAGTCATGGGTCAAGGGATGGTCCCGTCAACTGGCGCTAACGACAAGAAGAATGTTTTCCAAGCTTGGCATAATCAATTCGTAGCGAGTGCCAAGGCAGTTAAAATTGCGCATGGGCTTCGGAAAAACTTGCAAGTTGGTTGCATGATCTTATATGCGACTAGTTATAGCTATGATTCGAATCCACAAAACCAACTTGCTAACTTGCAACAGAATCAAGATTTTAATTATTTCTGTGGTGATGTTCAAGTTCGTGGGGAATATCCTGCTTACACGAAGCGATTATTAGCTAAGTATGATTTGAAGTTTGAAGATCTGCAAATTACTGATGGTGAATTAGCCTTATTGAAACAATATCCGGTTGACTACATTGGTTTCAGCTATTATATGTCAATGGCAGTCGAAACGACTGATCAAGACACTGATACGGTTGCCGGCAACTTAATGGGCGGCGTTAAGAATCCGTTCCTCAAGGCGAGTGACTGGGGCTGGCAAATTGACCCAACTGGTTTGCGGATTGCCTTGAACGAGTTATACGATCGTTACCAGAAACCGTTATTCGTCGTTGAAAACGGCCTAGGTGCGATTGACAAGCCGGATAAAGATTTCAATGTCGCAGATGATTACCGTATCGATTACTTGAAACAACATATTCAAGCAATGGCTGGTGCGATTGCTGATGGTGTTGACTTAATGGGATATACGCCGTGGGGTTGTATCGATTTGGTGAGCGCTTCGACCGGTGAAATGAGCAAACGCTATGGCTTCATTTATGTCGATTTAGACGATCAAGGTCATGGCACCTTGGATCGCTATCGGAAGAAGTCATTCTACTGGTATCAAGATGTGATTAAAAACAATGGTCTAGAAAAGAAAAAACCAGTCAAGCCAAAGGCGGATCCACTTAACCTGAATCTCGATTAG